TTCGTGGGCCATTCCCACATCGGGGGTCTTAATAGACTGAGCCTCCCGAAATTGCCCTTCAGAAAATGTGGGGCTGGGTGGCGAATCATCAATATTGATTTCCCCAAGCAAGTCACTTGGGGCACTCTCTCCTTTTCGACGGGCCTCGGAGCCGGACCCTTCAGACACGCCTGCCGATTGTTCGTCACAACGGGAGACGTCATCAGTCCCCGATGACTCGGGAACTTTGCTCGGAACATCTTCCGATATCTTCTCGACCATCACCGACTCAGCTGGTTTCGAAGCTTCGATGCTTCCCCTATTTCGAGCCACAAAGCACACTGTCACCATCTTCTCCCTCCTCTTCTTCACCCTATAGTTTTTGGGTTGCGGAGTCATTTTTCGACTTACGAGCCTTACTCTTCTTAGGCTTTGGAATATCAGAAGGCGAAGCCCTTCTCCTCTTCTTATCCTCAGCCGGTTTCAGGACCTCCCCTTCCCCAGATGAAGGTGGCCTCATGACGGCTTTGTCTCCAAGACCTGAATGGAAGGAAATCAAGTGAAAACGAAGCGTTTCACAGGAAGGAATGGAACACAGACAGAGAAGCTTACcttgatttttggcctcccatcggccctcaGCCAAATCGCTCCACGAGTGCTTAGCATACAAGAAAGTCAAGGCCAGTTCCCGAACCCAGTCTGCAAGGTTCGGGATCGCATCAGGCAACCAAGAGACCGTTGCATCATAAGGAAGGATGTAGATAAGAAAGGATAAAggaagcaaaacaatcaacataAGCTGTTGGTGGGTTTGTACTTAcacttcatgttccattcctcaAGGAATGACATCTTCTCGGCCGGAATTATGTCAGAAGTCTGGACTCGGACAAACCGGCCCATCCATCCTCGATCTTTATCCTCGTCTATGCTCAAGAATAACACCTTTGTGGCTCGATGCTAAAGCCTTACTAATCCGCCTCGGTAGAGATGGGGGCTGTATAGTCtaatgagatgatcgagggtgaaaggcatcccttcGACCTTGCTCACGAAGAATCAGAGCAAAATAATGATGCGCCAAAAAGAGGtgtggatttggcctagggttatgtGATATTGGCGGCAGAAGTCGATTATAACGGGATCGACAAAATccagcgtgaaagggtaagtgtaaacacttaaaaaccctttcacatgagtggTGATATCCTCCTCGGGGGTAGGAACCACCACCTCTTTGTTTTCCAAGTGGCAATCTTTTTTCACCTGCTCGAGATCGCCTTCAGTTATCGATTATATATATCTCGTCATGGGCTCACATCGGCCAGGAACCGAAGAgggtttttcaaatttaaaatctaaaGTGAGGTCGCATGACCCGGGAACGCACTCTTCGATGCGTGGCTCCACCGGCATTTTATCACCGGCCGACTGCGACGAGGAAgctttttccttttgaggaacgacttttgatgtttttgccattgttatatgaggaaaaagaaagaaaaagacgaAACTTGTTGATTTAAGAAAAGATTGGCAAACGGGGTCTGAAGAACCGACATAATTGATAAGCTTGAAGGGAGTAAAAGAGTTTTAGAAGATTAGGGGAgattttgaaagtaaagtttgtgAAAGTTATGAAGATGGTCTATTTATAATATCTGTTGTGGCGGTTTGAAAACACTAGTGGCCGACCGCCAACTGGCACTAATTAATGATCTTGAGAACTGTGTAGACGTGTTGCTTCAGTCGCCTCTGTCGCTTACGTCACGAGTGTGACGTCATAATTTGTCGAGATACTAAGTCGAAGGCTCAGTTCATTTCTTCTAATTACActccaagaaacgaggggactatctgcatacggtcaaaatcgggcctACCCGATTTTACTGTTTGATCAAGACAAGGGAGTTGCATCGGGGGTAGCCTCGTAATAAATCAGACCCGAGCTCGAAGATGAGACATCGAAcctagagatcgaagtgtacATTGAGACCGAGGCCAGCAACAATCGAGACCAAGTATGACCAACTTCGAGTGGAGCATAATAACAAAATGACGAGATATCCTTAACCGATCGAAGATCACGGCGAAAATCCctgaacagatcaaatcaagagCGGTTATTGGTACCAATCATGAGATTTATTTCCGtgattagaattgtaccataattAGGAATCCTTTAGTATAGAAAGGGAAGTTCCCATCATTTGCAAGCACCTTACAttcacgcatatcaaggcaatataatatttcttgctttagttcatcaacttattatttttttaaattgttcTTACTTCATTATTCTCGAGGGTTCATCAACTTGAGGGCATTGTCCAAGCATTGATTTGTTTTACATTCTTGTCAATTCGCATCATTTATCTCTAAGTTAATCAACTAATATTGAGCAAAATCACGTATTATTAAAATCACATTACAAGTTTAATTATTACTTGATTTTAAgggtaaaataaatttaaaataaatggtAAGCAAATTATAAAATTTACACAGTAGTTATAACTTAAATCCGTAAACCCGACTTAAGTtatatttaaaaacaaatcatttgTTTTCGGCGCCTACTAGATTTTGTCTGAAACCGAGGCGATGATGTTTTTTCTGCTCAGAAAAGTCAAAAGCATTAACCTGAAAATCGACAAACCGCATCTTGAATCTTCCCTTCTGCCCTTGACCCGTCTCAGGTATATAtgctattcttcttcttcttcttctttcttttgaatttttttttaatgtcCATAAAAGTAAAATTTGCTCCCCTTTTTTTGACAGGTAGTATCAAATTCCTTTTGTTGTTTAGTCCCTCAAGTTCactctttttaactttttaactttcATGTGCTTCCACTTTTCCTTTCATGATCCATAGTTGGAATCAATGCTTTATTAgttggaaaaataaaaaagattgatccttttttgtttttctttataatTGCATACTCCCTCTGACCTCTGACCTCTGACCTCTGTCCCATTTTTCGTCGAATTATTTTtctgtaaaaaaaataaatatatttttatgtttagaaataatttaactttaaacttttcattttactcttaataaaataatgagatgatttatagcaatgtaaaagttttttatttttcttttttaaaattcatGCTACAGCCATATAAAATGGGACCGAGGGAGTACACTTTATTGGTGAAGGTGTTATCTTTATGCTTAGTGAAGCTTGTAGTTGAGAGTAATTGTTAGTGTTATTGTAAGGAATTTGAAagtgaaaaaaatacttttgatttCACAATAATGCAGATATAGTGTGGACTATGGGAATAAGTGAAGTTAAAGGACAATTTGAGTAGTTAGATTTTGTTTAAGGAGAATGAATTGTTGGAAGAATCTGGTTAAAGGGTGTTTGAAGTAGTGTTTCTAAAAGCAAAAAGCGCAAACACAAGGACAAGATTTAGTGGGCTTGAAGTGAAAAGCTGATGGGAAAGACACACTTCTTTGATGTGAAGTACACATATATAAAATTTAGTACTATGATAATCAAATTAATGTCCCCAAGCTTAGGTTTAGTGATAAGAGTGTattttttgatgtgtggggtaggCACATGTCAAGGACTCGAACTCTGTTGCAGACAAAAGCCTAGTTTTTAAGCGGATAAGGGTTAAGCAGGGGCAGAGCTAGAATTCCGGAAGcaggttcggccgaacccaacAACTTTGATTCAAACCTTGTATTTGTCTTTAAAAATCTATTttaatgtataaattattaatttagaactcaataaCTTTAAACGATTAGAATACTGATCCCATAAGTTTGATATTCTGGCTCTGCCTATGAGGTTAAGGGGCGGGTCCATTACCTATCGAGTTTCGAACTGGTGCATCACTTACATACGATGttaatttaaatccttaaagTTCTTGTCGAGATCACTGTGCACATGATTTTAAAGCACTCACTTCACTGAAGCACATGACTTCATAACCCTTGCATCACTTTATAGGTTTAGCTACAAAGAGATGGGTTTGAATAACACTGGTTTAGcattcaaattttcattctttaatTGATGAAGTCTAGATATATTACTTAGTTGCATCGTCACGATAACTAtgtaatattctatatgttgagtGTCATCTGACAGTCCGTGCCTTAGGCAAACCTTAACTAGGATTTCATGCTTTACGGTTCTCTACTTGGCCTTGGCCTCTGTTGAAAGGGGCAGGCGGACAGAAAGTATATCTCAAATGGTTTAATGTCCTTTTGAGGTGACAATGTCCACTTTAATGTTATATCTATCTCCGCATTCAGTATAAGAATTAGATTATACTTCAGATATAAATACGGTTGAACGTTTAGCATGACGAAAGTAAGGGAAATTTTTTAGACTGCTAGACTAATTGATAAAGTTGAAGCAATTTGTCTATTGTTAATCTTATCTTTGGCTTCTTCCGACTGTTTGTAAGTTACTtcaaatcttagtttgatgaggTTGGTATCCTGGTAATTAATATGTTATCCAAAACTGTATTCCTAATGTTCTGAATTTTCTCAACAGCTTATACCTATTAGGATCGTGCTGTTGTTGTCGCTATGGGTGGCAAAGCTTCTAAAAAAGATAGAGCAAGATCTGTATTGGCAGATCCCATTGCACTTGCTTCTGAAACGATTTGTAAGTTAAGACTTTTTCTTTGCTTGTTTAATTAATTAGCTAATATGATAATTTAAAAAGCTTTACTTGTGCAGTCACTGTCAGCGAAGTAGAAGCATTGCTGGATCTATACAAGAAGTTAAGCTGCTCCATCACCAAAGACGGGCTGATCCATAAGGTATCTCGCCTGAATTTAGAATGGCTACCAAAAAGCTATTAGTTTTTTAGCCTTAATTTCTTGTCTGTGGCTTCTATCTCCCGAATTTCAAGCTAATTGCCTAATAACAGCTGTTACTGATTTTCCACAGGAAGAACTCTTACTGGCACTTTTCAAGAACCATAAGAAAGAAAACCTTTTCGCTGACAGGGTATGTTCTTTAACTAACTGTCAAAATCCCCGAGGAAGGAAGAACGGGAAAGATCGAAAAGGGTGTGCTCATGTGTTGGGGGTTCCAGTTTCTTTATTCTGTAGTGTGTTTTTTGATTGTTCAGCTGTTTCTCTGCACTTCTCGTTCTCTGCAGATATTTGCCCTTTTTGATGCCAAGCAAAATGGACAAATTGATTTTGAAGAATTTGTACAAGCATTGAGCATTTTCCATCCAAGGACTCCTGAATCTGAGAAAATTGCATGTGAGGAACGCACACCTCAGGACTTCAAATTGTTATCTGCATACTTTAGTGACTCCCCTTTCATTTGTATGCTTACAATCAATAAGTGTTCTTGTTACAATTTTAAAAATGTTGAAAACTTTTGATTCAGATGCATTTAAGTTATATGATCTTGGGCACACTGGCTACATCGAGCGCGAGGAGGTAAAGATATACTATTACATGTTCTTGCTTGATTACCGACTTGCTTAGTCATTCTAGCGTATGTTTAGAGCATGAGAAGCAATTTCATAAAGTCATGGGTGTATAAATGTGAATGTATTTTCTAGTTTTTGTGGAATTATGTGCAATTTTGGTAAGTAAATTTACAGTCTTGTCacgtatatcacatgtatatgCCTACAAAGCAGTTGAAGGAGATGGTCTTAGCTCTTCTCGACGAATCTGATCTTCACCTTTCAGATGATGTTGTTGAAGCCATTGTCGACAAGGTCAGGATTTCTATTCTGTTTTTGTCTAGCTTAAAGTCTTCATTTTATTGAAGTTAATGCAATTGTTGTTTGCACTAAATCACTAATCCATCGTGCAGACATTTAAAGAAACAGATACAAATGGTGATGGCAGGATCGACCAAGAGGAGTGGAGAGAATATGCAGCTAGAAATCCAACGTTGTTAAGAAACATGACTCTTCCATATTTAATGTATGTTTTCAGCTCCTATTACATCAAGATCCTTTTCGTCTTGGACTTGTTCATATTTAATCCAATGTTGCTTTCAGCTCGTTAAATTGCATTCAGACTTGTAAACTACATTCAGGACCTTATACTGATTTTTACCATATTTTGTGTTGCAATGTCACGACTGTGTCTAAACGGTTGAACTCCATCACATTTTAACTGCTTCTTTACGTGGTTTTTCAGGGATGTCAATTTAGCATTTCCGAGCTTTGTCCTAGGCACTGGCGCGGAGGACTAACTTTAAAGGCTAATTGTGATATGAAAAATTCTCTTCCTCTTAAATGGTGCATTAGCGTATCGGAAACATCTGTTCTAATATAGTTGctgtaattttataattttagaaaACATGATTTACCTATAAGAGCCGTGGAAATAgtctcttgcaaaaatgcagggtaaggctgcgtacaatagacccacAATATGACAAGTATATATGGCAATGCTTTATACTAAGTGCATATACATATgggatgaaaaaaaaaacaaaaaggtgcAAATAGAGAAATTACATTCGGTGGTATGCAAAGAACTCCCTAATTAAAGAGGAAGTCAAAAgaatctttcctttttaattcactCCAAAAGAATAATacctttttatatttaaaaataaattaactttagatttttttttttaaataaaactaTTCATAAGCTTACaactatttataaattattttaaatccacaaatttcaaaacattttttttatttgaaattccATACTAAATCAAATTCACTTGAGCATGTTTGGAAAGCCCCCTTGGAAATGGATTTTGGTgtaattgggtgtaattacacAATTTGACATGTTTGTTTGACTAAGCAATTACTTGGTCAGTGCGAAGTTAAGTGTAATTGGAGGGTGTAATTACACCATCCAATTCTCAAGGGGAGGTGAGAATTAGTGATAATTACACTATGTAATTACAAGgttgcttttta
The sequence above is drawn from the Nicotiana tabacum cultivar K326 chromosome 13, ASM71507v2, whole genome shotgun sequence genome and encodes:
- the LOC107784734 gene encoding calcineurin B-like protein 7, yielding MGGKASKKDRARSVLADPIALASETIFTVSEVEALLDLYKKLSCSITKDGLIHKEELLLALFKNHKKENLFADRIFALFDAKQNGQIDFEEFVQALSIFHPRTPESEKIAYAFKLYDLGHTGYIEREELKEMVLALLDESDLHLSDDVVEAIVDKTFKETDTNGDGRIDQEEWREYAARNPTLLRNMTLPYLMDVNLAFPSFVLGTGAED